AGAAACGAACATATATGAATGGATGGATACACCCGGGGTGATCGCCTCATGTAATATCCTTTCAGTGTGCCCTCTGGTTGGTTACCCTATCGTCTCATTGAAGTGCGTTGAATGAGATTATAACTGATTTCACAAGGGAATTCTCCCTTTATTACGGCGCTTTTTTATTTCCTTGACATGCATAAAATCCTAATGTAATATTATTACAGTATCAGGACACCGTGTCCTGAATTTGTTGTGCTGCCGTAGAGAGAGTTGAGACGTCTCCATCCGGGCGTCAGACAATTTCTTCAGCAGCTTTTTTGTTTCTCGAGTTTAATGATGTGTATGAATAAGAGGTATCGCTGTTTTCCTTCTTTCACCTCCGATAGCGTCCGTTATTAAAAAGAGAAAAAGGAGTCAAGAATGCAAGGGAAAAAGCTTTTTGTTGGAAACCTCAGTTACTCGGTAACGTCGGAAGATCTTTCTAATCTCTTTTCAGAACATGGAGAGGTCGTGGAGGCCAAGGTCATCGAGGGCAAGGGATTCGGATTCGTTGAGATGTCGTCCCAGGCCGAAGCCGAGCAGGCGAAGGACGCGCTGCACGGTAAGGATTTCTCCGGACGCTCTCTCAATGTCGATGAAGCCAAGCCTCCCCGGAACAGGGATAGAGGCGGCTATCGATAGTATCACACCCGATACGAAAACCAACGAAGGAAGGGAAGGCACTGTCTTCCCTTCCTTTTTCATTCGACCCGCCCGAGTCCTTCCAGCTTTATACACGCCCGCTCCAGGCCAAGCTCACACGCCCGCCTGAAACCGGCCCTCGCACGATCCCTTTCATCCATGAGAACATAGGTAAAGCCGAGGCAGTAATACGCATCGGCATCCCCCGGGTCCATGCGAACAACCTCCTTGAAATCAGAAACGGCCTCTCGAAATCGTGACAGATAGATATACGCGTTCCCCCTGTCGAAATACGCCTTTTTGTACTGTGGGTCTCTCTCGACGGCCCTCGTGTAGCAGTAAACGGCCTGTTCAAATTCAGATGATTTCATGTGCTCAAAACCCCTGGTGTACCAGGTCACCCCGCTTTTGGATCGTGCCTTCATTGATGCGGCAAAGAGGTCGATGATGTATTCCGTCACCATCCCATCACATCCGATCATGTCACCTCTGTTCTCCTGAATGCGCATCTTCCGTGCCCCGATTGCACACGGCCCGTTTCGCCGACCGCCCGCTCGACCGGCCGAAAAGCCCGCCGTCTTTCCTTTTAAACCTGTTTTTAGCATACTCGCTCCCGTCACAACAAAACGTGATATCGCTCATGTTTTTTTAAGTTTTTCTTAAACTAAAAGATGTTTCATTACCTACGGCGATAGATGCGTAGACTGCTGATAAAGACCGTTGGATTGGTGGGAAATATGTTAAAGAAAACCGATAAATAGGTAGCATCGAGGAGACACACAGTAGGCAGTTGCACGATTTTACAGCTTACAATTTTTCTTCCAATCTATTTATCAAGTATTTAACTATAGCATCTGCAAACTCGAATACAGTTATAACATTTCCTTTATCAACAAATGGTTTTGCATAAGATTGAATAATTGGATTGTCGTCAGCATACATATCCTTTTCTTCATATTGTTGTGTTTCAAAATTCAGAATCTTTGCTTTTTCCACTACTGCTCCTTTTGTAATACTTCTCAAATTATAATGTATATATGGATTGCGAATGTTTTTCCTAAAAGATTTAAGTTCTTTGGCAGGCTTTGATCCCAATAGTCCAACTTTTTTGGCTCTTCCAATGGATTCTCCAAAATCCATTTTTTCAAATTCTTCCCATTTTTCAGGATCATATTCTCCATATCCTCCAACTTCTTTTGTATAAGTTGTACGCTTCAGTGTAAATTCTATTAAGATTGCAGAAAGGGTAATTGCAGCTCCATTAAGACTAAATAGAATACATTCTTGAATTTCCCTATAGAGTGACCGTATTGATTGTGAAAAAAATTCATTTGGTACGGGAGGCAATTCCTTTTCCAATTTAATTGCAGACTCTAATCGTTCTTTAAAAAGTTCAGGTAATGTTTTATTGTGTGCAATCTCTATGGGAACTCCTTTTTCCCTGAGTTTTTCGATACCATTTGGATTTACAATAATAGTATCCGATCCTTGTGACAATCTTGTCATTAAATCAGCAAGACTATTCTCTTTTTTTGTCATGGCTTGTTCCTGATAACACTACAAAGCAATATGATTTCTTTTTAAAAAATAGCCCCTCCCTAATTACATGGCTAACATTCTCAACCACCTTCTCACCCGATATCCAAAAGCGACAGCCTTCCCGCAAAGCGGGTCATCAGCACTTCACAGTTCTCCCAGGATGGTGCACGCCTCTTCCTCGCCTTTTTCGCAAGCCGCCGCAAGGTCTACCTTCGCCTTTTCCACATCCCCCATGTCCCGATACATCAAACCCCGATTGAAATACGCCTCACTGTTATCCGGGTCCAGCTCAATGGCTTTCCCGAAATCCTCGACGGCCTCGTTATACCGGCCCATATTCTTATAGGCGATCCCCCGAGCGGTGTACGCATCGACACGTTCTCTATCCAGCTTGATAACCATATCGAAGTCATCGATCGCCTCTTCATAGCGCTCCAACTCCATGTAAGCGGATCCCCGGTTGTAGTATGCTTCGATATTTCCCGGATTCTCCTCGATCGCCGATGTGAAAAAGTTGACGGCCTCTTCATAGGCTCCCCCCTCGGCGAAGGAACGCCCTATCATGTTATTATGGGATGACAGCTTGATATTCCACTCGCTGGGACCTTCAGTGGTTGAGTCGTTTTCGGAGCCTTCGTTTTGAGACATTGGCGCCTTGTTATCGATTTCGCGGCCCGGAGAAACAGAGATGATTTCC
This is a stretch of genomic DNA from Candidatus Zymogenaceae bacterium. It encodes these proteins:
- a CDS encoding RNA-binding protein, whose product is MQGKKLFVGNLSYSVTSEDLSNLFSEHGEVVEAKVIEGKGFGFVEMSSQAEAEQAKDALHGKDFSGRSLNVDEAKPPRNRDRGGYR
- a CDS encoding tetratricopeptide repeat protein, with amino-acid sequence MIGCDGMVTEYIIDLFAASMKARSKSGVTWYTRGFEHMKSSEFEQAVYCYTRAVERDPQYKKAYFDRGNAYIYLSRFREAVSDFKEVVRMDPGDADAYYCLGFTYVLMDERDRARAGFRRACELGLERACIKLEGLGRVE
- a CDS encoding tetratricopeptide repeat protein, which encodes MQINLRDPRDIVALFIILCLVLGVVCECSDTKVTRIVNEYFFGGKSFERVEEFFKKAAYHVREIISVSPGREIDNKAPMSQNEGSENDSTTEGPSEWNIKLSSHNNMIGRSFAEGGAYEEAVNFFTSAIEENPGNIEAYYNRGSAYMELERYEEAIDDFDMVIKLDRERVDAYTARGIAYKNMGRYNEAVEDFGKAIELDPDNSEAYFNRGLMYRDMGDVEKAKVDLAAACEKGEEEACTILGEL